One Variibacter gotjawalensis genomic window, CCGCCTTCACGCTGATGGGCCTCGGCATCGTCTTCGGCTACATCGCTTTCTACAATCCGGCACAAGCGCTGATCGACAACCGGGTCTTCGAGCTGATGGTCCAGCGCACTTACGGCGCGATGACCAACGACGTCCTCATATCCGTCCCGTTATTCGTCTTAATGGGCTACGTGATGGAGCGCGGGGCGCTCGTCGACAAAATGTTCTACGCGATCCAACTCGCGTTCCGGAACGTGCCGGCTTCGCTTGCGGTCGCAACGCTGATCGTCTGCACCTTCTGGGGTATCGCGTCGGGGCTGGTCGGCGCTGTCGTCGTGCTGATGGGCGTCATCGCGCTCAACCCGATGCTGCGCGCCGGTTATGACGTGAAACTCGCGACCGGCGTCATCACGGCGGGCGGCACGCTCGGCATTCTCATTCCGCCGTCCGTGATGATCATCGTTTATGCGGCCGTCGCCGGGCAGTCGGTGGTGAAGCTTTACGCCGCCGCGATGTTTCCGGGCTTCTTCCTCGCGCTGCTTTATCTCGTCTACATCATCGGTTGGGCGCTGATCAGCCCGCGCGTTGCGCCGAAGCTATCCGAAGAGCAACTGCGCGTGCCGGTGCCGGACTGGGTCAGCAAATTCCAGGCGGCTTATTCGAAGAACGTCTTCGTCAGCTTGGTCTCGGCGCTGTTCAATCCCGCCAAGGCGAAAGCGATCGAGACCGGCAAGGGCCATCTCGCCTACGGGCAGATCGTCAAGAACTTCCTGATCTCGCTGATCCCGTTCATCATCGTCGCCGGTATGCTCGCAACCGCGTGGTGGTACGTCGTCATCCACCAGCAGGTCGGACCGGAAGCGGTCGTGGAAGGCGTCGAGCAGCTCGGTTCGCCCGACATCGGCCCGAAGGAAGCGACCGACGCGCAGAAGGGCGCGCCGATGGGCTTCTACATCGGCTGGGGCATCGCGGTGCTGCTCGGCCTCTTCTACATTTTCCGCTACTACACGCGGCTCACTGCCGAGCGCTTCGAGATCCTGAAGCTGCTCACCTCCTCGATCATGCCGCTCGGCACGCTCACCGTGGTCGTACTCGGTGTCATCCTGTTCGGCGTCACCACGGCAACAGAGTCGGCCGCGGTCGGCGCGCTCGGCGCGTTCCTGCTGGCCATTCAAGCGCGCACGCTCGACTGGAAGCGGACGAAGGAGGCGGTGTTCCTCACCGCCAAGACGACCGCGATGGTGTGCTGGCTGTTCGTAGGTTCGGCCGTGTTCTCGGGCGTCTTCGCGATTCTCGGCGGTCAGGCGCTCGTGGAGAAGTGGGTGCTCGGCATGAATCTCACGCCGCTGCAGTTCATGATCCTGTCGCAGATGGTGATCTTCATCCTCGGCTGGCCGCTCGAATGGACCGAGATCATCGTGATCTTCGTGCCGATCTTCCTGCCGCTGCTCAAGCACTTCAACATCGACCCGATTCTCTGGGGCGTGTTGGTGTTCGTGAATCTGCAGGCCGCGTTCTTGTCGCCGCCGGTTGCGATGTCCGCCTTCTATTTGAAAGGGGTGGCACCAAAGCATGTGACGATCAACCAAATATTCGGCGGCATGATGCCTTACATGGGCATCGTCATTCTCTGTATGATCTTCATGTACATCTGGCCCGGCATGACGCTGTGGCTGCCGAACTTCCTCTACGGACGGTGACGTGACTGATCTATCGGGACTGAGTGCGCGCGAGGCCGTAGGCGAAATCGCGAGGGGAAAACTGAGCGCCCTCGAATACGCGACGGCTTTGCTCAAGCGCACGCAGGAGATCGACGGCGAGATCAAAGCCTTCATCCACTTCGATCCCGAACACGTGCTGATGCAGGCGGAGCGGCTCGATGAGCAGCGCCTCTCCGGCAGACCGCTTGGTCCGCTGCACGGCGTGCCGGTCGCCATCAAGGACATCTTCGACACTGCGGACTATCCGACCGAGAATGGCTGGGGCGCGCATGCGGGCCGCCGCCCGCGCCGCGACGCCGAAGCCGTGCGGCGCCTGCGCGAAGCCGGCGCGATCATCTTCGGCAAAACGGTGACGACGGAAGTCGCCTATTTCAATCCGGGCGCGACGCGCAATCCGCATGACCTCTCGCGTACGCCGGGTGGTTCGTCCTCCGGCTCCGCCGCGGCGGTTGCGGCCGGCATGGTGCCGCTCGCGCTCGGCAGTCAGACCAACGGCTCGGTCATTCGCCCGGCGTCGTTCTGCGGTGTCGTCGGTGTCAAGCCGAGCCACGGCACCATCTCGCGCGCCGGCGTGCTGCTGCTGTCGAAGAAGCTCGATCACGTCGGCGTCTTCGCGCGCGGTGTCGACGATGCCGCAATGCTGCTCGATGTTCTCGCGGGTCACGACCCGGAGGATAGCGACACGCGCATTCACGCAGCGCGCGGCTTTGCGGCGACGGCGGCCGGTGAGCCGCCGCTGCCGCCGAAGCTTGCCTTCGTGCGGACGCAGCGCTGGGACCGCGCCGATCCTTCGACACAGAAAGCCTTCGAGGAGCTCGCGACGAGTCTCGGCGATCACGTCGAGGAGGTCGAGCTCCCGGACTATTTCGCGACCGCTTGGGACGATCATCGCGCCATCATGGCGCCCGACATGGCGCATCGTTTCGGCGCGGCCGTCGATGCGAGCGGCGAAGCCTCCAGCAAGCAGCTTCACGAGCTGATCGCGCAGGGCAGGGGCTATTCGGCGGAGCGTTATCTCGGTGCGCTCGGCAACGTGCAGCGCATGCGCGCCTCGCTCGCCGGATTGTTCGAGCGCTATTACGCGGTCCTCACGCCGGCCACAACCGGCCCTGCGCCGAAGGGCATGCCGACCGGCGATCCGGTCTTCAACTCGATCTGGACGATGACGGGCCAGCCCTGCGTGACGTTGCCACTGCTCTCGCACGACGACATGCCGGTCGGCGTGCAGCTCGTCGGCGCATTCGGCGATGACGCGCGTCTGCTGCGCACCGCGAATTGGCTGACGCAGCACGTCGCGCCGAAGAAGCGGAAGAAAGCGCGGCGGTAAGCTACTTCCAAACGCTGCGTTCGGCGTCCCAGGTGCGGCCCTTCATGTCCTGCGCGACCGCGGTCGCGAGGCCGGTGGAGTCGACCGTGTCGCCGGAAGCTTCGCCCTCGCTGCCACCTGACGACGTGACGATGCCGAGGCGCGGTTCCGGCCCGGTGTCGGTCGTCGCGACCGTCACGGAGCCGACCCACAGCAGCAACTGTTTGCCGCCGACTGGCCGATCGGAGCCGACGATCAGCGCGACCTCGATCGTATCGGTGAGGTCGAGCCCCGGCACCGTCGTGTTGGCGCGCTTGAAGCGCAGGTTGGTGACGCCAGTCGCGGGCTCGGGCGAACCGCCATCCGGCTGAGCCTTGAGGAATTTCGCGATCGCGGGCGTTGCCGCCGCCACAAGCTTCTGGCGGCCTTCGGCGCTTGGATACTCGGCCGGATCGAACGCGATCGCGTTGTCGAGCGAATAGCTGCCGACCGTCCAACCGACATTCACGACACCGTCGGTGCCGCGCAACTTGGTGACGAGCGCTGCCGCGCGCAGCGGATCGACGTCGACGCGAATGAATTGACGCCCGGAGCGCAGCGCGCCACAATCCTGGATGAGGCTGTCGAGGGTGACGCGAACATTCTCGCTGCGCAGCAGCTTGATCACGTCGGCGAACACACGGCGCTCGATATGCGCGAAGATCGCTTCCGGCGAGACTTCCGAAAAGTCCTTCGGCTCGGCCACGATATTGGTGTCGACCACTTGGCTGTTGCGGAATTCATCCTCGGTGATCGCGCTGTTCTCGTGCGACGTGACTTCGCTCGTCGCGCCGTCGCGCGTGATAGTGCCGTCGTAGCCGACTGCGTTGCCGGCGGCTTCGCGCGTCAAGCGCACGGCGATCTGCGATTTGGCTTCCTGGCTCGTCGCGGTGCCGACGAGACGGCCGTCGTTCGGCGTCAGCTCGACGACGAAGCGATCCTTGCGGTTCGACGCCGGAGTCACCGCATAGCAAATGTCGAGCTGCGCCGACGTCACACGTCCGCCGTTGCGCTTCTCGATCAGATACGCATCGGCCGACGGATCATCCATGATCTCGCCGGAGAGCTGGAAGTAATGCGTCGACGGCCCGGTCGGCTGCTGCGCTGGGCGGTTCTGAGCCAGAGCCGGCACGGCGAGCACAGCGCAGGCCGTCAGGGTGAGGGGAAATAGGCGCATCGCATTCGTCTCCGGCACGGCGCGATTCGCGCCGGTCGGACCGGAGTTTGCCGCGCCTGATCCGTCAGGTCGAGCGATTTAGGCGCGTGCGCCCGCAGCTTCGGTCGGATGGAACAGACCATCTTCGCGCTTCTGCATCTGCACATGGCGCTTGTGGAAATTGACAAGCGATGCGCGGTGGCCGATCGAGATCACAGTGGTATTCGGCAGCGCCGCCAGCACCGTACGGTAGATGTCGGCTTGGCTTTGCTCGTCGAGCGCGGAGGTCGCCTCGTCCAGCAGCAGCCAGTCCGGCTTTTCGAGCAATGCGCGCGCCATCGCGAGGCGTTGCTGCTCGCCGCCGGACAGTCGCTGCGACCAGTTATCGGGCCGCTCGATGTCCTCGATCAGCCGTCCGAGGCCGACAGCGGTCAGCACGTCGCGGATCTGCTCCGGCGTGTAGGTATGGTCGTGCGCCGGATAAGCGATTGCGCCCGTCAGAGTACCGAGCGGAATGTAAGGCTTCTGCGGCAGCAGCATCACGCGCGCATTCTTCGGTAGCTTGATCGTGCCTTTCGCGAAGGGCCAAATGCCGGCGAGCGCGCGGAAGAGCGTGGTCTTGCCGCAGCCCGACGGCCCGCCGATCAGCGTCGCCTCACCCGGCTTCAAGCGGAAGCCGTCGGCCGAGACGATGGTGCGGCCGGTCGGAATGCCGAGCTGCAGATCGTCCACTTCGATGCCGCCGCTCGCCGACGTCTGAAGCTCGATCTCGCGTTGATGCCGCGAGTCCTCGACGCTCGCGAGCGCGCCGTTGAAGGTGGTGAGACGGTCGAGCGTCGCCTTGTATTCGGCGATCGTGCGGTATTGATCGATGAAGAAGTTGAGCGCGTCGGCGACGCGCGAGAAAGCTCCGGCGGTTTGCTGGAACGCGCCGAGTGTGATCTTGCCGAGGAAGTAGGACGGTGCGCCGAGCAAATATGGGAAGACGACCTGCGCCTGGCCATAGCCGGCCGTGAAGGTCGTCAGCTTCATGTTGCGGCTCAGAATCTGCAGCGTATTGCCGATGATCGCGCCGAAGGTGCGATCGAGCCGCGCGCGCTCGGCGGCCTCACCCTTCAGCAGCGCGATCTGCTCCGGATATTCGCGCAGGCGTGCGAGCGAGAACCGGAAGTCGGCTTCGACGCGCTCGCGCGAGAAATTAAGGCCGATGAGCGGCTTGCCGATCACGTGCGTGAGCCACGTGCCGATGACCGCGTAAGCGAGCACGGCCCAGACGAGGAGGCCCGGAATTTCGATGCCGAGGCCGGGAAAGACGAAGTCGCGCGAGAGCTGCCACAGGATGACGATGAACGACACCAGCAGCGCCGCTTGCTGCAGCAGATTGATGGTGAGCCGCATCGTCACGATGATGAAGTTGCTGACGTCGGTTTGGATGCGCTGGTCGGGGTTGTCGGTCGCTTCGCCTGCGAAGCTGAGGCGATAGTGCGTGTCGCCATCAAGCCAGCGGCCGTAGATGCGCTCAGTGAGCCAGCGGCGCCAGCGCAGCTTCACGCATTGGTCGACGAAGAGTTCGTAGACCGCGAGGCTGATCCAGATCGCCGCGATCGGCACGAACACCCACAGCAGCTGAAACCAAAACGCTTCGGCATTCTTGTCGCCGAGCGCGTTGAAGAGATCGCGGGAGAAGAGATTGAGGCGCACCTGCAGCGCGACCTGCAGGAAGTTGATGGCGACGAGCAGGCCGACCAGGCGCTTGCCGACCTGCGCCTCACCGCGCCCGAGCCACGTGAAAGGGATTTCGGCATTCTTGGTCGATGGGTCTTTAGTGTCGAAATACGGGTCCGCGATCGCCGTGACGTGGCGGATCGGCGTGAGGAACGACACGCCATAGACGACGGCCGCGAAGACGACGGCCGCCGACGCCATGAAGGTCGGCGGCAGCAGCGCCGCGATGCTTTCCGGCAGAATGCCGACCGAGCCCGCAAGGCCGAGCGTCGCGAGGAACAGAAACCCGAGGCCGTACATCGCGATGAAGATGCGCAGGAACGAAGAGATGCGCATTGCGAGGAACACGATGACGGCGAGGATCAGGCCGCTGGCGCCGACGTAGAGCGGCAGCCCGGTTTGCGTGGAGAGGCTGTGGCCGATCAGGAAAACCGAGAACGCGGCGATCAGGCTGCTGAAAGTGACCATGCGGGAATGTCCTTGGGCGGCCCTATGGGCCGCGGGCGCGCGACGATCATCGCGCCGTGAGGTGAGGCGTCAAGGAAGGCCCGTTTCTTGTGGCATTTTCAAGGGGGCGGATGATGGGACGTAGCCCGGATGGAGCGGCGGCGCAGCCGCACGCGTAATCCGGGGGTGAAGGTGCCGCTCCCGGATTTCGCACGGCTGCGCCGCGTTTCATCCGGGCTACAGCCGGTAAACGAAAATGGCCCGCACGAGGCGGGCCATCCTGGTCAAATTGGTTGCTTGCGGGCGGCGCGTGCCGCCCGCGATCACATGTGGATCGCTCGCTTCTCGACCGCGAGCGCGGCTTCGCGCACGGCTTCCGACATCGTCGGATGCGCATGCGTCGAGCGCGCGAGGTCCTCGGACGAACCCGCGAACTCCATCAACACGACGAGCTCGTGGATCATCTCGCCGGCGCCGGCGCCGAGGATATGCGCGCCGAGCACGCGGTCGGTCTTCGCATCCGCCAGGATCTTCACGAAGCCATCGGTCGCGCGGTTGGCACGCGCGCGGCCGTTGGCCGTGAATGGGAATTTGCCGATGTTGTAGGCGACGCCCGCGGCCTTAAGCTCTTCCTCGGTCTTGCCGATCGACGCGATCTCCGGCTGCGTGTAGACCACCGCCGGAATGACTTCGTAATTCACATGCCCGGCTTTGCCGGCGAGTTGTTCGGCAATCGCGATGCCTTCGTCTTCCGCCTTGTGCGCCAGCATCGGTCCGCGCACGACGTCGCCGATCGCGTAGACGCCCTTCACGTTGGTCGCGAAGTGATCGTCGATGACGACGCGGCCGCGATCCGTCGCGATGCCTGCGGCTTCCAGCCCGAGCCCGTCCGTATTCGGACGGCGGCCGATCGCGACCAGCACGATGTCGGCGTCAAGCACTTTGGCGGCGCCGCCTTTGGCGGGCTCGATCGTGACCTTGCAGCCGGCATCGCTCGCATCGACCTTGGTCACCTTGTGGCCGAGGTGGAAGGTGAAGCCTTGCTTCTGCAGCAAACGCTGGAATTGCTTTGCGACTTCCTCGTCGTTGGTCGGCAGGATCTTGTCGAGGAATTCGACGACCGTGACTTCGGCGCCGAGCCGCGCCCAGACCGAACCGAGTTCGAGGCCGATCACGCCGGCGCCGACGACGAGAAGCTTTTTCGGTACTTGCGGCAGCGCGATCGCGCCGGTCGATGAGACGACGCGCTTCTCGTCGATGGTGACGCCGGGCAGCGGCGCGACCGACGAGCCGGTCGCGATCACGATGTTCTTGGCTTCGAGCTGCTGTGTCTTGCCGTCAGCGCCCGCGACTTCGACCTTGCCGGCACCGAGAATTTTGCCGACGCCTTGATAGGCATCGATCTTGTTCTTCTTGAAGAGGAAGCCGACGCCGTTGACGTTCGCCGTTACGGTGTCGTCCTTGTGCTTGAGCATCGCGGGCAGATCGAGCTCCGGCGTCACCTTGATGCCGAGATGCGCGAAGTCGTGCCCGGCCTGATGGAACATCTCGGAGGCGTGCAGCAACGCCTTCGACGGGATGCAGCCGACGTTGAGGCACGTGCCGCCGAATGTCTTTTCCTTCTCGACCACCGCGGTCTTGAGGCCGAGCTGCGCGGCGCGGATCGCGCACACATAACCGCCGGGGCCGGAGCCGATGACGATGAGATCGAAGGTCATTGTTCGTCCTTACTCGGGTCGCGAAGCGCCGTTCTCACAACGGGCTCCGCGCATCTGCGTTCTTGATGATCTTGAAGTCTGTCACGAGCGCCAATGGCGTTCCGGCTGCGCACAAGCCCCAGTAGCTCTGATACGCGCCGTCGCCATTGCCGCTCTGAAATATCGCGACATTGACGGGGTCGTCGTCCAACGGCCAGTACATGAGGTTTTCTTCGGCCAGAAGGTCCATAACGTAGTCGCCTGCGTCGCCATTTTCGGCAGCGATCGCGACGTCTTTTTTTATCGCTGGGATTGCCTGAGCATCCATGAAGCAGCTTCGCGCGGAATCGACATCGTGTCCGTGAAATTCTTCAGGATCAGCCGCCACGGCTATGCCGCGCCCCGGCAATCGCGCGAGCTCCCAATGGTCGACGGCGCCGGGCGCAAATCGGATGGCTGCAAGGGCGACAAAGTACCCAGCCTCATAGAGCGTCACAGGATATCGGCCGGGCGGTACTTCGCGGACAAACGGCGCCTGGTCGAGATCAACGATCGGGTCGGTTGCGACCAGCTTTCCGCTCGGCACTTCCAGATCGCCGAGTGGAACGACATCTATGGCGCGCTTCGCCAGTTCGTCGGGCGTGAGATCGACGACAATGAGATTGCCGTCGCTCAGCATCGCATCACCGGCGCGTTGGTCGCGCTCCGGCATCGCTCGCTCCTTACAAATCCATCACGAGACGTGCCGGATCCTCGAGGCTTTCCTTCACGCGCACCAAGAACGTGACGGCTTCCTTGCCGTCGACGATGCGGTGATCGTAGGAGAGCGCGAGATACATCATCGGGCGGATTTCGATCTTGCCGCCGATCGCCATCGGCCGCTCCTGGATCTTGTGCATGCCGAGGATGCCGGACTGCGGCGCGTTGAGAATGGGCGTCGACATCAGCGAGCCGTAGACGCCGCCGTTCGAGATCGTGAACGTGCCGCCCTGCATGTCTTCAAGCTTGAGCGCACCGTCGCGCGCTTTCTTGCCGAAGTCCGAGATCGCCTTCTCGACGCCCGCAAGACCGAGTTGATCGGCGTCACGCACGACCGGAACCACGAGACCCTTGTCGGTGCCGACCGCGACGCCGATGTGGTAGTAGTTCTTGTAGATGAGGTCGCCGCCGTCGATCTCGGCGTTGACGGCCGGGATGTCCTTGAGAGCCTGCACGCAGGCGCGGACGAAGAAGCCCATGAAGCCGAGCTTTGTGCCGTATTTTTTCTCGAACAAATCCTTGTAGCGCGTGCGCAGCGCCATGACTTCCGTCATGTCGACCTCGTTGAAGGTCGTCAGCATGGCGGCGGAGTTCTGCGCTTCCTTCAGGCGGCGCGCGATGGTGGCGCGCAGGCGCGTCATCTTCACGCGCTCTTCGCGCGATGCATCGTCGGCCGGCGACGGAGCGCGCACGGCGACCGGTGTCGTCTGCGCGACCGGCGTTGCGGCAGCGGCAGCGCGCTCAACGGCGGCCAGCATGTCACCCTTGGTGACGCGATTGTCTTTGCCCGAACCTTCGACTTTCGACGGGTCGACGCCGGTCTCGCTGGCGATGCGCTGAACCGACGGGGCTTGCCCGGCCGGCGGCTGAGCCGCAGGCGCTGCTGCGGGCGCCGCCTTCTTCTCCTCGGCGGCCGGTGCGGGAGCGGCCTTCTTCTCGGGTGCGGGCGCTGCCTTTGCGCCTGCGCCGCCTTCTTGGATCTGGCCAAGCAGAGCACCGACGCCGACGGTCTCGCCGTCCTTCGCGGTGATTTCGCCGAGCACGCCGGCGGCCGGCGCCGGGACTTCGATCGTCACCTTGTCGGTTTCGAGTTCGACAAGCGGCTCGTCGACCGCGACGGCATCGCCCGGCTTCTTGAACCACTTTCCGATCGTTGCTTCGGTGACGGATTCGCCGAGTGTCGGCACGCGTATTTCGGTCATCAGTATATCCTCAAGAATTCGACCCGCCCTCATCCTGAGGAGCACGGGGCGGCAAAGCCGACCTGTGCGTCTCGAAGGATGGGCGGCCTCGTCCTTCGAGACGCCGTGCTGCGCACGGCTCCTCAGGATGAGGCCGAGAGACTCCTTAACCCAACGCCTCTTCCATGAACGCGGCGAGCTGCGCGAGATGCTTCGACATCAGGCCGGTCGCGGTAGCGGCGGAAGCCGCGCGGCCCGCATAACGCGGCACGCGATGCTTCGCCTGGATGGTGTTGAGCACCCATTCGATGAACGGCTCGACGAAGAACCAAGAACCCATGTTGCGCGGCTCTTCCTGGCTCCAGACCATCTCGGCGTTCTTGAAACGCGAGAGCTCCTGCACCAGCGCCTTGGTCGGGAACGGATAGAGCTGCTCGACGCGCAGCAGATAAATGTCGTCGATGCCGCGCTTCTCGCGCTCCTCGTAAAGATCGTAATAGACCTTGCCGCTGCACATCACGACGCGGCGGATCTTGTCGTCGGCGACGAGCTTGATCTTCTCGCCTTCGCGCAACTGCGCATCATCCCACAGCAGACGGTGGAACGACGTGTCGGCGCCAAACTCCGACAGCGCCGACGTTGCGCGCTTGTGGCGCAGCAGCGACTTCGGCGTCATCAGGATCAGGGGCTTGCGGATCTCGCGCTTAAGCTGACGGCGCAGGATGTGGAAGTAGTTTGCCGGCGTCGTGCAATTGGCGACCTGCATATTGTCTTCCGCCGACATCTGCAGGAAGCGCTCGAGGCGTGCGGAGGAATGCTCCGGACCTTGGCCCTCGTAGCCGTGCGGCAGCAGGCAGACGAGGCCGGACATACGCAGCCACTTGCGCTCGCCCGACGAGATGAACTGGTCGAACACGACCTGCGCGCCGTTGGCAAAATCGCCGAACTGCGCTTCCCACAGCGTCAAAGCGTTCGGCTCCGACAGCGAGTAGCCGTATTCGAAACCGAGCACGGCTTCTTCCGAGAGCATCGAGTTGATGACTTCGTAGACGCCCTGATTTTCGGCGACATGGTTGAACGGCTTGTAGCGCGCCTCGGTTTCCTGATCGATCAGCACCGAGTGGCGCTGCGAGAAGGTGCCGCGTTCGGAATCCTGTCCCGACAGGCGGACTCGATTGCCTTCCTTCATCACCGTGCAGAAAGCGAGGGCTTCGCCGGTCGCCCAATCGATGCCTTCGCCGGTCTCGATTGCTTTGCGGCGGTTGTCGATAAAGCGCTGGATCGTGCGGTGGACGTGGAAGCCTTCCGGCACCTGCGTGATCTTGTTGCCGATGTCTTTCAGCTCGGCGATATCGACGCCGGTGTTGCCGCGGCGCGGATCGTCGGCGTCGTGCGAGACCTTCAGGCCCTGCCACACGCCTTCGAGCCAATCGGCTTTGTTGGCCTTGTAGCCTTGACCGGCCTCGTATTCGGCATCGAGCTTGGCGCGCCATTCGGCCTGCACGCCGTCGACATCCGCCTGGGTCATCGTGCCTTCGGCGATCAGCTTCTTGCCGTAGATTTCGACGACACCCGGATGCTGCCGGATGATCTTGTACATCAACGGCTGCGTGAACGACGGCTCGTCGCCTTCGTTATGGCCGTAGCGGCGATAGCAGAAGATGTCGATGACGACCGGCTTCTGGAACTTCATGCGGAATTCGGTCGCGATCTTCGCGGCGAACACGCAGGCTTCCGGATCGTCGCCGTTCACGTGGAAGATCGGCGCTTCGATCATCTTCGCAACGTCGGACGGATACGG contains:
- a CDS encoding TRAP transporter large permease, which codes for MSDPALGLLMLGLIVVVIVMGFPTAFTLMGLGIVFGYIAFYNPAQALIDNRVFELMVQRTYGAMTNDVLISVPLFVLMGYVMERGALVDKMFYAIQLAFRNVPASLAVATLIVCTFWGIASGLVGAVVVLMGVIALNPMLRAGYDVKLATGVITAGGTLGILIPPSVMIIVYAAVAGQSVVKLYAAAMFPGFFLALLYLVYIIGWALISPRVAPKLSEEQLRVPVPDWVSKFQAAYSKNVFVSLVSALFNPAKAKAIETGKGHLAYGQIVKNFLISLIPFIIVAGMLATAWWYVVIHQQVGPEAVVEGVEQLGSPDIGPKEATDAQKGAPMGFYIGWGIAVLLGLFYIFRYYTRLTAERFEILKLLTSSIMPLGTLTVVVLGVILFGVTTATESAAVGALGAFLLAIQARTLDWKRTKEAVFLTAKTTAMVCWLFVGSAVFSGVFAILGGQALVEKWVLGMNLTPLQFMILSQMVIFILGWPLEWTEIIVIFVPIFLPLLKHFNIDPILWGVLVFVNLQAAFLSPPVAMSAFYLKGVAPKHVTINQIFGGMMPYMGIVILCMIFMYIWPGMTLWLPNFLYGR
- a CDS encoding amidase, which gives rise to MTDLSGLSAREAVGEIARGKLSALEYATALLKRTQEIDGEIKAFIHFDPEHVLMQAERLDEQRLSGRPLGPLHGVPVAIKDIFDTADYPTENGWGAHAGRRPRRDAEAVRRLREAGAIIFGKTVTTEVAYFNPGATRNPHDLSRTPGGSSSGSAAAVAAGMVPLALGSQTNGSVIRPASFCGVVGVKPSHGTISRAGVLLLSKKLDHVGVFARGVDDAAMLLDVLAGHDPEDSDTRIHAARGFAATAAGEPPLPPKLAFVRTQRWDRADPSTQKAFEELATSLGDHVEEVELPDYFATAWDDHRAIMAPDMAHRFGAAVDASGEASSKQLHELIAQGRGYSAERYLGALGNVQRMRASLAGLFERYYAVLTPATTGPAPKGMPTGDPVFNSIWTMTGQPCVTLPLLSHDDMPVGVQLVGAFGDDARLLRTANWLTQHVAPKKRKKARR
- a CDS encoding ABC transporter ATP-binding protein/permease, whose product is MVTFSSLIAAFSVFLIGHSLSTQTGLPLYVGASGLILAVIVFLAMRISSFLRIFIAMYGLGFLFLATLGLAGSVGILPESIAALLPPTFMASAAVVFAAVVYGVSFLTPIRHVTAIADPYFDTKDPSTKNAEIPFTWLGRGEAQVGKRLVGLLVAINFLQVALQVRLNLFSRDLFNALGDKNAEAFWFQLLWVFVPIAAIWISLAVYELFVDQCVKLRWRRWLTERIYGRWLDGDTHYRLSFAGEATDNPDQRIQTDVSNFIIVTMRLTINLLQQAALLVSFIVILWQLSRDFVFPGLGIEIPGLLVWAVLAYAVIGTWLTHVIGKPLIGLNFSRERVEADFRFSLARLREYPEQIALLKGEAAERARLDRTFGAIIGNTLQILSRNMKLTTFTAGYGQAQVVFPYLLGAPSYFLGKITLGAFQQTAGAFSRVADALNFFIDQYRTIAEYKATLDRLTTFNGALASVEDSRHQREIELQTSASGGIEVDDLQLGIPTGRTIVSADGFRLKPGEATLIGGPSGCGKTTLFRALAGIWPFAKGTIKLPKNARVMLLPQKPYIPLGTLTGAIAYPAHDHTYTPEQIRDVLTAVGLGRLIEDIERPDNWSQRLSGGEQQRLAMARALLEKPDWLLLDEATSALDEQSQADIYRTVLAALPNTTVISIGHRASLVNFHKRHVQMQKREDGLFHPTEAAGARA
- the lpdA gene encoding dihydrolipoyl dehydrogenase, with the protein product MTFDLIVIGSGPGGYVCAIRAAQLGLKTAVVEKEKTFGGTCLNVGCIPSKALLHASEMFHQAGHDFAHLGIKVTPELDLPAMLKHKDDTVTANVNGVGFLFKKNKIDAYQGVGKILGAGKVEVAGADGKTQQLEAKNIVIATGSSVAPLPGVTIDEKRVVSSTGAIALPQVPKKLLVVGAGVIGLELGSVWARLGAEVTVVEFLDKILPTNDEEVAKQFQRLLQKQGFTFHLGHKVTKVDASDAGCKVTIEPAKGGAAKVLDADIVLVAIGRRPNTDGLGLEAAGIATDRGRVVIDDHFATNVKGVYAIGDVVRGPMLAHKAEDEGIAIAEQLAGKAGHVNYEVIPAVVYTQPEIASIGKTEEELKAAGVAYNIGKFPFTANGRARANRATDGFVKILADAKTDRVLGAHILGAGAGEMIHELVVLMEFAGSSEDLARSTHAHPTMSEAVREAALAVEKRAIHM
- a CDS encoding DUF4241 domain-containing protein; its protein translation is MPERDQRAGDAMLSDGNLIVVDLTPDELAKRAIDVVPLGDLEVPSGKLVATDPIVDLDQAPFVREVPPGRYPVTLYEAGYFVALAAIRFAPGAVDHWELARLPGRGIAVAADPEEFHGHDVDSARSCFMDAQAIPAIKKDVAIAAENGDAGDYVMDLLAEENLMYWPLDDDPVNVAIFQSGNGDGAYQSYWGLCAAGTPLALVTDFKIIKNADARSPL
- the odhB gene encoding 2-oxoglutarate dehydrogenase complex dihydrolipoyllysine-residue succinyltransferase; the encoded protein is MTEIRVPTLGESVTEATIGKWFKKPGDAVAVDEPLVELETDKVTIEVPAPAAGVLGEITAKDGETVGVGALLGQIQEGGAGAKAAPAPEKKAAPAPAAEEKKAAPAAAPAAQPPAGQAPSVQRIASETGVDPSKVEGSGKDNRVTKGDMLAAVERAAAAATPVAQTTPVAVRAPSPADDASREERVKMTRLRATIARRLKEAQNSAAMLTTFNEVDMTEVMALRTRYKDLFEKKYGTKLGFMGFFVRACVQALKDIPAVNAEIDGGDLIYKNYYHIGVAVGTDKGLVVPVVRDADQLGLAGVEKAISDFGKKARDGALKLEDMQGGTFTISNGGVYGSLMSTPILNAPQSGILGMHKIQERPMAIGGKIEIRPMMYLALSYDHRIVDGKEAVTFLVRVKESLEDPARLVMDL